The following are encoded together in the Methylomonas methanica MC09 genome:
- a CDS encoding NUDIX hydrolase, producing MVWKPHVTVAAVIEKNQRFLLVEETTDNGIAFNQPAGHLEPGENLIQAVKREVQEETAWQFEPQALVAVQLWRKTPDAPSFLRFCFTGSVHSHDPNQALDTGILATHWLSHEEIMAKRAQLRSPLVSICVDEYLKGQHHPLSLLQTYLDLA from the coding sequence ATGGTTTGGAAACCCCACGTTACCGTCGCCGCCGTCATCGAGAAAAACCAGCGCTTTTTACTGGTCGAAGAGACAACGGACAATGGCATTGCGTTCAATCAACCTGCAGGCCATCTTGAGCCAGGCGAAAATTTGATCCAGGCAGTCAAACGCGAAGTTCAGGAAGAAACCGCCTGGCAGTTTGAGCCGCAAGCCCTGGTGGCCGTTCAACTCTGGCGTAAAACGCCGGATGCCCCAAGCTTCCTGCGGTTCTGTTTTACCGGCAGCGTGCATAGCCATGACCCCAACCAAGCCTTGGATACCGGCATTCTAGCAACCCATTGGCTCAGTCATGAGGAAATCATGGCAAAGCGTGCGCAATTGCGCAGCCCGCTGGTATCAATTTGCGTAGACGAATATTTAAAAGGTCAGCATCATCCGCTGTCTTTATTACAAACCTATTTAGATTTAGCATGA
- the clpA gene encoding ATP-dependent Clp protease ATP-binding subunit ClpA translates to MLSKELEVTLNAAFTNAHAKRHEFITVEHLLLSLLDNVTTIPILIACGCNVNALRAELTRFIDETISLIPEGIQRETQPTLGFQRVLQRAVFHVQASDKKEVTGANLFVALFSEQDSHAVYLLNRQDITRLDVVNYLAHGVSKIEQQQKQGPNEETETDRGISDATASPLEKYATNLNEEAIKGNIDPLIGRDLEVERTIQVLCRRRKNNPLLVGEAGVGKTAIAEGLAKRIVEEQVPEILLNNVIYSLDMGALVAGTKYRGDFEKRLKSLVAQLKKEPNSILFIDEIHTIIGAGSASGGVMDASNLIKPVLASGQLRCIGSTTYQEYRGIFEKDHALARRFQKIDVIEPSVEDAVQILKGLKTRFEEHHGLKYTQEALRAAVELSVRYITDRHLPDKAIDVIDEAGARQRLFVESERKATIDAPDIEEIIAKIARVPAQSVSSSDKDKLASLEKNLKMLVFGQDEAISELASAIKLSRAGLRDTTKTIGSFLFAGPTGVGKTEVTRQLAKVLGIELIRFDMSEYMERHTVSRLIGAPPGYVGFDQGGLLTEAITKHPHSVLLLDELEKAHPDVFNLLLQVMDHGTLTDNNGRKADFRNVILIMTTNAGAEEGSRASIGFTEQNHATDSMKVIERGFSPEFRNRLDAIVQFKPLDIGVVGSVVDKFIFELEAVLADKNVTLTLETDARIWLAERGYDEKMGARPMARLIQEKVKKPLAEDLLFGRLVNGGHVRIFVENDQLAFGIEGKQLMVSEMNQMV, encoded by the coding sequence ATGCTAAGCAAAGAACTTGAAGTGACATTGAATGCCGCGTTTACGAATGCTCATGCCAAGCGGCACGAATTTATAACGGTCGAGCATTTGTTGTTGTCGTTATTGGATAACGTCACCACCATTCCAATATTGATTGCCTGCGGTTGCAATGTAAATGCGTTACGCGCCGAGCTAACCCGTTTCATTGACGAAACCATATCATTGATACCTGAGGGTATACAGCGGGAAACTCAGCCAACGTTAGGGTTTCAACGGGTCTTACAACGCGCGGTGTTTCACGTGCAGGCCTCCGATAAAAAAGAGGTCACCGGCGCCAATCTATTCGTCGCCTTGTTCAGCGAACAGGACTCGCATGCCGTATACCTGCTGAACAGACAAGATATTACCCGCTTGGATGTCGTTAATTATCTGGCGCACGGCGTCTCGAAAATCGAGCAGCAGCAAAAACAAGGCCCCAACGAAGAGACCGAAACCGATCGGGGTATCAGTGACGCGACGGCCAGTCCTCTGGAAAAATACGCGACCAACCTGAATGAAGAAGCGATCAAAGGCAATATCGATCCGTTGATTGGGCGGGATTTGGAAGTGGAAAGGACCATACAGGTCTTATGCCGCCGGCGTAAAAACAACCCCTTGCTGGTTGGCGAAGCAGGCGTTGGTAAAACCGCCATAGCCGAAGGCTTGGCCAAACGTATTGTCGAAGAACAAGTGCCGGAAATTCTGTTGAATAATGTCATTTATTCGTTGGACATGGGCGCTTTGGTGGCCGGCACCAAGTACCGGGGCGATTTTGAAAAACGCCTGAAGTCACTGGTTGCCCAGCTTAAAAAAGAACCCAATTCGATATTATTTATCGACGAAATTCACACTATTATCGGTGCCGGTTCGGCGTCCGGCGGGGTGATGGATGCTTCCAACCTGATCAAGCCGGTGTTGGCTTCGGGGCAATTACGATGCATAGGCTCTACCACCTATCAGGAATATCGCGGTATTTTCGAGAAAGACCATGCCTTGGCCAGACGTTTTCAAAAAATCGATGTAATCGAGCCGAGCGTGGAAGATGCCGTGCAGATTTTAAAAGGCCTGAAAACCCGGTTTGAAGAGCATCACGGTCTTAAATATACCCAAGAAGCTTTGCGTGCCGCAGTGGAATTGTCGGTGAGGTATATCACCGATAGGCATTTGCCGGATAAAGCCATTGATGTTATCGATGAGGCGGGCGCGAGACAGCGCTTATTCGTGGAAAGCGAGCGCAAAGCCACTATCGATGCACCCGATATTGAAGAGATCATCGCTAAAATTGCCCGGGTGCCGGCCCAGTCAGTGTCTTCCAGCGATAAAGACAAATTGGCCAGTTTGGAAAAAAATTTGAAAATGCTGGTGTTTGGGCAAGACGAAGCGATTTCGGAGCTGGCTTCCGCCATCAAACTATCGCGGGCCGGCTTGCGCGACACTACTAAAACCATCGGTTCTTTCCTGTTTGCAGGGCCTACCGGCGTGGGTAAAACCGAAGTAACCCGGCAGTTGGCTAAAGTGTTGGGTATAGAGCTGATCCGTTTCGACATGTCCGAATATATGGAACGGCATACGGTATCCCGTCTGATCGGGGCGCCTCCGGGTTATGTCGGCTTTGATCAGGGAGGCTTGCTGACCGAAGCGATAACCAAACATCCGCATTCGGTGCTGTTGCTCGACGAGTTGGAGAAAGCGCATCCCGATGTGTTTAATCTGCTGTTGCAAGTCATGGATCATGGCACATTAACCGACAACAACGGCCGTAAAGCCGATTTTCGTAACGTTATTCTGATCATGACCACCAACGCCGGGGCCGAGGAAGGCAGTCGGGCATCGATAGGTTTTACCGAGCAAAACCATGCCACCGACAGCATGAAAGTGATCGAACGCGGTTTTTCGCCGGAATTTAGAAACCGTTTGGATGCCATTGTGCAATTCAAGCCGTTGGATATCGGCGTGGTCGGCAGCGTGGTCGATAAGTTTATTTTCGAACTCGAGGCGGTATTGGCCGATAAAAACGTCACCTTGACGCTGGAAACGGATGCCCGGATCTGGCTGGCGGAACGGGGTTACGACGAAA
- the mnmA gene encoding tRNA 2-thiouridine(34) synthase MnmA: MSKHIIVGMSGGVDSSVTALALQEQGHKVTGLFMKNWEEDDGTEYCTAMQDLADAQQVCDTLGIELKTVNFAAEYWDEVFEVFLSEFKAGRTPNPDILCNKHVKFSAFLNYAIEDLGAEYIATGHYARVCEQDGEFQLLKGLDPNKEQSYFLYAMGQKALSKTLFPIGHLHKPEIRAMADRAGFANSRKKDSTGICFIGERKFKEFLQRYLPHQPGEMRTPEGQTIGQHHGLMYYTLGQRQGLGIGGVKNAPDEPWFVLEKDLENNILLVGQGHDHPLMLHNTLEAGQLDWCGSQPLNETLRCAAKTRYRQADQDCLVEPIDGGTRVKVRFDEPQRAITPGQSVVFYRGEVCLGGGIIEAKYNQ; this comes from the coding sequence ATGAGCAAACATATCATCGTCGGCATGTCCGGCGGCGTCGATTCTTCCGTCACAGCATTAGCGCTGCAAGAACAAGGCCACAAAGTCACCGGCTTGTTCATGAAAAACTGGGAAGAGGACGACGGCACCGAATATTGCACCGCGATGCAGGATTTGGCCGATGCACAGCAGGTTTGCGACACGCTAGGCATAGAATTAAAGACCGTCAACTTCGCCGCCGAATACTGGGACGAAGTATTTGAAGTATTTTTGTCGGAATTTAAAGCCGGCCGTACGCCAAATCCTGACATTCTTTGTAACAAACATGTCAAATTTAGCGCATTCTTAAATTACGCCATCGAAGACCTGGGCGCCGAATATATTGCCACCGGCCACTACGCCCGCGTCTGCGAACAAGACGGCGAGTTTCAATTATTAAAAGGTTTGGATCCCAACAAGGAACAAAGCTACTTTTTATATGCCATGGGCCAAAAAGCCCTGTCGAAAACCCTGTTCCCTATCGGCCACCTGCACAAACCGGAAATTCGCGCCATGGCCGACAGGGCCGGCTTCGCCAATAGCCGCAAGAAAGACAGCACCGGCATCTGCTTCATCGGCGAACGCAAATTCAAGGAATTCCTGCAACGCTACCTACCCCATCAACCCGGCGAAATGCGCACCCCGGAAGGCCAAACTATCGGCCAGCATCATGGCTTGATGTACTACACCCTGGGCCAACGCCAAGGCTTGGGCATAGGCGGCGTCAAAAACGCCCCGGACGAACCCTGGTTCGTGCTGGAAAAAGATTTGGAAAACAACATACTTTTAGTCGGCCAGGGCCACGACCACCCGTTGATGCTGCACAATACCCTGGAAGCCGGCCAACTCGACTGGTGCGGCAGCCAACCCTTGAACGAAACCCTGCGCTGCGCGGCCAAGACCCGCTATCGGCAAGCCGATCAGGATTGTCTGGTTGAGCCGATCGACGGCGGCACGCGCGTCAAAGTCCGCTTCGATGAGCCGCAACGAGCCATCACGCCCGGACAATCGGTTGTGTTTTATCGGGGCGAGGTTTGTTTGGGCGGCGGGATTATTGAAGCCAAATATAATCAATGA
- the clpS gene encoding ATP-dependent Clp protease adapter ClpS, whose amino-acid sequence MTDFDPMRDNDGDIVVQHAKPQLKRPPLFKVLLLNDDFTPMDFVVEILTGFFNMSQERATQVMLQVHTQGVGVCGTYTKDVAETKVHIVNDYSREHHHPLMCTMEEA is encoded by the coding sequence ATGACTGATTTCGATCCCATGAGAGATAATGACGGCGACATTGTGGTTCAGCATGCCAAACCGCAGCTGAAACGACCGCCGCTATTTAAGGTGTTATTGTTAAATGATGACTTTACGCCCATGGATTTTGTGGTCGAAATTCTCACGGGTTTTTTTAATATGAGTCAGGAAAGAGCCACCCAAGTGATGCTGCAAGTGCATACGCAAGGGGTGGGGGTGTGTGGCACCTACACCAAAGACGTGGCCGAAACCAAGGTACATATTGTTAATGATTATTCCAGGGAGCATCATCATCCATTGATGTGCACAATGGAAGAAGCGTGA